One genomic window of Desulfatibacillum aliphaticivorans DSM 15576 includes the following:
- a CDS encoding response regulator, with protein MLLKTQAQTDYGRQPTTSNGVKPIREELMEGGPPKILTIDDEDAIRWSFASFLEDNGYEVVEAANGRLGAELFRREKPDLVLVDLRMPEMDGLEVLSILSKESPDVPLIVVSGAGVARDAVNALKMGAWDYIFKPIESLSILLHTVRKNLERAQLRKENKDYQENLEALVQERSEKLMEYSRRLKHITDCTLFFTACSTEDELCTMLLSALMENAAAGQGRFFLRGDDELVLKCSTDAKRRGWSIPLPDAQDALLDKLWDAGEAVIINAYEQGIGYLDAALEGCEGASLLLTPIYTPDKSILGLSILSKAPDDPFSDTDLELTALIATHGVEALKDINAARALTASEERFRALTENSSDITLIIGPDNTYTYASPSVFSTYGYKPGMVIGQYTSRNMHPKDVSMVEKALEKALTNPGQPIKLEGVRFRHRDGGWYWLEGVLNSQMDVPGVGGVVFSGRDVTERKASEQKLQDAYQQLEKKNVELQNAHELLEARARDLEVGSMYKSQFLANVSHELRTPLNSIILLSGILCENREKNLTDSDLECAQAIQSSGKALLLLINEVLDLSKIEAGKMAVNSSFFETKTFVQAIEREFLPLAKNKGLDFSVRMDADIPLRVQSDSQRLEQVLRNFISNALKFTKQGSVVLRVSRPRKEDALPGYSPSKCAAFSVMDSGIGIPQEKMEEIFEAFTQADGTTSREFGGTGLGLTISREIARLIGGAVRAESEPGAGSTFTLVIPEVYAAPADPPIVRPWEGVGAPGEPEPSPPVKQEPLQLHPENERFFNGRHILLADRDMRHVFTLRKILGDVGAKVIVARNAHEILERLQENENVSLIIAEEALLSSDSYAPIKSIRDEEAGKGIPLVVLSKKQDGPDCQSALEAGANACLAKPVNLNSLASRADLWPKGDNLHIEAL; from the coding sequence ATGCTTTTGAAAACGCAGGCCCAAACGGACTATGGACGACAACCAACGACCAGCAATGGCGTTAAACCGATTCGCGAGGAATTGATGGAAGGCGGACCTCCCAAAATTTTGACCATAGACGATGAAGACGCTATCCGCTGGAGCTTTGCCTCGTTCCTGGAGGATAACGGCTATGAAGTCGTGGAAGCTGCAAACGGCCGGTTGGGCGCGGAGCTCTTTCGCCGGGAAAAACCCGACCTGGTTCTGGTCGACCTGCGCATGCCGGAAATGGACGGTTTGGAAGTGCTTTCCATTCTAAGCAAGGAGTCGCCGGACGTGCCTCTCATCGTGGTTTCCGGCGCCGGGGTGGCGCGAGACGCCGTCAATGCCTTGAAAATGGGCGCCTGGGACTACATATTCAAGCCCATAGAAAGCCTTAGCATCCTCCTGCACACGGTGAGAAAAAACCTGGAACGGGCGCAATTACGCAAGGAGAATAAGGATTATCAGGAAAATCTTGAAGCCCTGGTGCAGGAGCGCTCCGAAAAGCTCATGGAGTACAGCAGAAGGCTGAAGCACATTACCGACTGCACCCTGTTTTTCACTGCCTGCAGCACAGAAGACGAGCTGTGCACCATGCTTTTAAGCGCCTTGATGGAGAACGCCGCGGCTGGACAGGGGCGTTTTTTCCTGCGCGGGGATGACGAACTGGTATTAAAATGTTCCACCGACGCCAAGCGCCGCGGATGGTCCATCCCCCTGCCTGACGCCCAGGACGCCTTGCTGGACAAGCTCTGGGACGCCGGAGAAGCGGTTATCATCAATGCCTATGAACAAGGAATCGGATATCTGGACGCCGCCCTCGAGGGGTGTGAAGGCGCCTCTCTGCTGCTGACCCCCATCTATACCCCGGACAAAAGCATTCTGGGGCTGAGCATCCTCTCAAAAGCCCCCGACGATCCCTTTTCGGATACGGACCTGGAGCTGACCGCCCTCATAGCCACCCACGGCGTGGAAGCCCTCAAGGACATCAATGCGGCCCGGGCGCTTACGGCCAGCGAAGAACGCTTTCGGGCTTTGACGGAAAACTCCTCTGACATCACCTTGATCATAGGACCGGACAACACCTACACCTACGCCAGCCCTTCCGTTTTTTCCACCTACGGGTACAAGCCTGGAATGGTTATCGGCCAGTACACCAGCCGCAACATGCACCCCAAGGACGTTTCCATGGTGGAAAAAGCCCTGGAAAAAGCATTAACAAATCCCGGGCAGCCCATTAAGCTGGAAGGCGTTCGTTTCCGCCACAGGGACGGCGGATGGTACTGGCTGGAGGGGGTGCTAAACTCCCAAATGGACGTTCCGGGCGTGGGCGGCGTGGTTTTTAGCGGCCGGGACGTGACCGAAAGAAAGGCCTCGGAGCAAAAGCTCCAGGACGCCTATCAGCAGCTTGAAAAAAAGAACGTGGAGCTGCAGAACGCCCATGAACTTCTGGAAGCCAGGGCCAGGGATTTGGAAGTGGGGAGCATGTACAAATCCCAGTTTCTCGCCAATGTATCCCACGAGCTTCGAACGCCCTTGAACAGCATTATCCTATTATCCGGGATTTTATGCGAAAACCGGGAAAAGAACCTCACCGACAGCGACCTGGAATGCGCCCAGGCCATCCAATCCTCGGGCAAAGCCCTGCTCCTGCTTATCAACGAGGTTCTTGATCTTTCCAAAATAGAAGCCGGCAAAATGGCGGTGAACTCCTCCTTTTTTGAGACCAAAACCTTTGTCCAGGCCATTGAGAGGGAATTTCTGCCCCTGGCCAAGAACAAAGGCCTGGATTTTTCCGTCAGGATGGACGCGGACATTCCCCTGAGAGTCCAATCCGACAGCCAAAGACTGGAGCAGGTGCTGCGCAATTTTATCTCCAATGCATTAAAGTTCACCAAACAAGGCTCCGTGGTTTTGCGGGTAAGCCGCCCCAGGAAGGAAGACGCCCTTCCCGGTTATTCCCCGAGCAAATGCGCGGCCTTTTCCGTGATGGATTCAGGAATAGGAATTCCCCAGGAAAAAATGGAGGAAATCTTCGAAGCCTTTACCCAGGCCGACGGAACCACCAGCAGGGAGTTCGGCGGAACCGGCCTTGGGCTGACCATCTCGCGGGAAATCGCCCGTCTCATAGGCGGCGCCGTGCGCGCCGAAAGCGAACCGGGTGCGGGCAGCACCTTCACCCTGGTCATCCCGGAAGTCTATGCAGCGCCCGCGGATCCGCCCATCGTCCGGCCGTGGGAGGGAGTGGGAGCTCCCGGGGAGCCGGAGCCGTCCCCGCCCGTCAAGCAGGAGCCTCTGCAACTGCATCCTGAAAACGAGCGCTTTTTTAACGGCAGGCACATTTTGCTTGCGGACAGAGACATGCGCCATGTTTTCACCTTGCGCAAAATACTGGGCGACGTGGGGGCCAAGGTCATTGTCGCCAGAAACGCCCACGAAATCCTGGAGCGCTTGCAGGAAAATGAAAACGTCAGCCTGATTATAGCGGAGGAAGCCTTGCTATCCTCCGACAGCTACGCCCCGATCAAATCCATCCGGGATGAGGAGGCGGGCAAAGGAATTCCCTTGGTTGTTCTAAGCAAAAAGCAGGACGGCCCGGATTGCCAATCCGCCTTGGAGGCGGGCGCCAACGCCTGTCTGGCCAAACCTGTGAACCTCAATTCCTTGGCGTCCAGGGCGGATCTTTGGCCCAAAGGAGACAATTTGCATATTGAGGCCCTATAA
- a CDS encoding sigma 54-interacting transcriptional regulator has translation MPDLNTPSSLSTLDDHGLLSLMAMFEDNFSVDWILEMSGLKASEILQELDGLFEKKILQKEGPGVYSFRNEAQRKKIAQSVPQAEKELWHRSIAGIYFREMQSQDEAVLAASSHLIHLKNGEQECKVLMKAGDIYRKTHRHQKALQCYQKIIDDLEMSTSSQAYELFTNAVIAVSKIVELAPDVEATVPPLKTAVQKARDRKDDAHTALLEMHLAKNEWFCSHFNQAMRHFNRGWALAEKIDDPTLKRSAVFLSTFFLYAQGRLREVIRNYEEVVSDIDKYPRGRFPMLSAQVVGVCYAFNGQIKRGMGLMDAIYEKCRSVGDLYVGSYVGYHIGSLLIELGQYEEAIYYLDLALDHALQTNNTYNSILISLNLALAHFRNHNQKEAVSYLSEAVRVTRERGIKIETHIYQNAEMFWAMEQGQLPAVQAALAMEDLKEWQKSRNILIKGGAYRYQALLEEKRGVEAGKVLRSMKLSEKWLEESGHEIQLARTRMEMARLYLSMGQEKKAKGAIRKSAELLDSFLHDQVPDNLRFLLKDLRTDKNLLEEIMKLGQELATIRNDRDLVRHILATVNRITGAERGAVFLVNKETGKPAVVLRAARNIMEQDISRPEFQSSMKMVREAAFTGRARFRLTEAPRQSHPLENKVVHSCICVPMKFRETVLGVLYVDNRIFPSALKESDIRILDFFSSQAAIALDNARIHEQNRALIRKLEEEKRYLEEQQSEFQPPVEFVGECAAVRKVLNDVKKIAATDSTVLILGETGVGKELISTAIHERSSRAGKPFIRVNCSMFPEGLIASELFGHEKGAFTGADKRRLGRFELADGGTLFLDEIGDISHEVQVRLLRVLQNKEFERVGGRSTLRSDFRLLAATNRDLREDVKTGKFREDLYYRLNVLSLKIPPLRERKEDIPLLVDYFLDRHAKNLGKPRGAVTPEDLDKLVAYDWPGNVRELENVIERSAILSSGARLEIPDLFQSGASFALDREALSLEENERRHILWALKKTGGKVRGPGGAAELLEINHNTLFSRIKKLGIKRK, from the coding sequence ATGCCTGACCTGAATACGCCGTCCTCTCTCTCAACGCTCGACGACCATGGTCTGCTGAGCCTCATGGCCATGTTCGAGGATAACTTCTCCGTAGACTGGATCCTGGAAATGTCCGGCCTGAAAGCCAGCGAAATCCTCCAGGAGCTGGACGGACTCTTTGAAAAAAAAATCCTCCAGAAGGAAGGCCCCGGCGTCTATTCCTTCAGAAACGAGGCCCAAAGAAAAAAGATCGCCCAGTCCGTTCCCCAGGCGGAAAAGGAGCTCTGGCACCGCTCCATCGCGGGGATTTACTTCCGGGAGATGCAAAGCCAGGACGAGGCTGTTCTGGCGGCTTCCAGCCACCTGATTCATTTGAAAAACGGCGAGCAGGAGTGCAAGGTCCTCATGAAGGCCGGAGACATTTACCGGAAGACCCACCGCCACCAAAAGGCGCTTCAATGCTACCAGAAAATCATCGACGACCTGGAAATGTCCACCTCCTCCCAGGCGTACGAGCTCTTCACCAATGCGGTTATCGCCGTCTCCAAGATCGTGGAGCTGGCGCCGGACGTGGAAGCCACGGTGCCCCCGCTCAAAACCGCGGTGCAAAAGGCCCGCGACCGGAAGGACGACGCCCATACGGCGCTTCTGGAAATGCACTTGGCGAAAAACGAGTGGTTTTGCTCCCACTTCAACCAGGCCATGCGCCACTTTAATCGCGGCTGGGCCCTGGCGGAGAAGATCGACGACCCCACCCTGAAAAGATCCGCGGTTTTTTTAAGCACCTTTTTTCTGTACGCCCAGGGCAGGCTGCGGGAGGTGATCCGCAACTACGAGGAGGTGGTCTCGGACATCGACAAGTATCCCAGGGGCCGCTTTCCCATGCTGTCCGCCCAGGTGGTGGGGGTCTGCTATGCATTCAACGGCCAGATCAAGCGGGGCATGGGCCTCATGGACGCCATTTATGAAAAATGCCGCAGCGTGGGCGACTTATACGTGGGCAGCTACGTGGGCTACCATATCGGCAGCCTGCTCATAGAGCTGGGGCAGTACGAAGAGGCCATCTACTACCTGGACCTGGCCCTGGACCATGCTCTCCAGACCAACAACACCTATAACTCCATCCTCATCAGCCTGAACCTGGCCCTGGCCCATTTTCGCAACCACAATCAAAAGGAAGCGGTTTCGTATTTGAGCGAGGCCGTGCGGGTCACCCGGGAGAGGGGCATTAAAATAGAAACCCATATTTATCAAAACGCCGAAATGTTCTGGGCCATGGAGCAGGGCCAGCTCCCGGCGGTCCAGGCGGCCCTGGCCATGGAGGATCTCAAGGAATGGCAGAAGAGCCGGAACATCCTTATTAAAGGGGGAGCGTACCGGTATCAGGCCCTTTTGGAGGAAAAGCGGGGCGTGGAAGCCGGCAAGGTCCTCCGGTCCATGAAGCTCTCGGAAAAATGGCTGGAGGAGTCCGGCCACGAGATTCAGCTCGCCCGGACCCGCATGGAAATGGCCCGCCTGTACCTGTCCATGGGCCAGGAAAAAAAAGCCAAAGGCGCCATCCGGAAAAGCGCCGAGCTATTGGACTCCTTTCTCCACGATCAGGTTCCCGACAACCTGCGATTCCTCTTAAAAGACCTGCGCACGGATAAAAACCTGCTGGAGGAAATCATGAAGCTGGGGCAGGAGCTGGCCACCATCCGGAACGACCGGGACCTGGTGCGTCATATTCTTGCCACTGTCAATCGCATTACAGGCGCCGAGCGGGGCGCGGTCTTTCTGGTCAACAAGGAGACCGGCAAGCCCGCCGTGGTCCTTAGGGCCGCCCGGAACATCATGGAGCAGGACATATCCCGGCCCGAATTTCAATCCAGCATGAAAATGGTGCGGGAAGCCGCCTTCACAGGCCGCGCCCGGTTTCGCCTCACCGAGGCGCCCCGCCAGTCCCACCCCCTGGAGAATAAAGTGGTCCACTCGTGCATTTGCGTTCCCATGAAATTCCGGGAGACGGTCCTGGGGGTGTTGTACGTGGACAACCGGATTTTTCCCAGCGCCCTGAAGGAATCGGACATCCGCATTCTGGATTTTTTCTCCTCCCAGGCCGCCATCGCGCTGGATAACGCACGGATTCACGAACAAAACAGAGCTCTTATCCGCAAACTGGAGGAGGAAAAGCGGTATCTGGAGGAACAGCAGAGCGAGTTTCAGCCTCCCGTGGAATTTGTGGGCGAGTGCGCGGCCGTGCGCAAGGTTTTGAATGACGTAAAAAAAATTGCGGCCACGGACTCCACCGTCCTGATTTTGGGGGAAACCGGCGTGGGCAAGGAGTTGATCTCAACAGCCATCCACGAAAGAAGCTCCAGAGCCGGCAAACCATTCATCCGCGTCAACTGCAGCATGTTTCCGGAAGGGCTCATAGCCAGCGAGTTGTTCGGGCACGAAAAAGGCGCTTTCACCGGTGCGGACAAAAGGCGCCTGGGCAGGTTCGAACTGGCGGACGGAGGCACCCTGTTTTTGGACGAAATCGGCGACATTTCCCATGAAGTCCAGGTCCGGCTGCTGCGGGTCCTTCAGAACAAAGAATTTGAACGGGTGGGCGGAAGAAGCACCCTGCGCTCGGACTTCAGGCTGCTGGCGGCCACCAACCGGGATTTGCGGGAGGACGTGAAAACCGGAAAATTCCGGGAAGACCTGTACTATCGCCTCAATGTTTTAAGCCTTAAGATTCCTCCCCTGAGGGAGCGCAAGGAAGACATACCTCTCCTTGTGGACTATTTTCTGGATCGGCACGCCAAGAACCTGGGAAAGCCCCGGGGCGCCGTCACGCCGGAGGATCTGGACAAGCTGGTGGCCTATGACTGGCCCGGCAATGTGCGGGAGTTGGAAAACGTCATCGAAAGAAGCGCAATCCTGAGCTCCGGCGCCCGTTTGGAAATCCCGGATCTCTTCCAAAGCGGCGCTTCCTTCGCTCTGGACCGGGAAGCCCTGTCCCTGGAGGAAAACGAACGCCGTCATATTTTATGGGCCTTAAAAAAGACCGGCGGCAAGGTGCGCGGCCCGGGAGGCGCCGCGGAACTGCTGGAAATCAATCACAACACCTTGTTTTCACGCATCAAAAAACTGGGAATCAAGAGAAAGTAA